A single genomic interval of Paenibacillus macerans harbors:
- a CDS encoding carbohydrate ABC transporter permease has protein sequence MQVIKAVQKALLTAFLGVIGLLLLFPVVITFTNSLMTEQELEINYGVIGKLTEVTSTGAGTFVNLKWVPDQVTLEQYGRLLVYTPKYLVMFWNSAGLVLPIIAGQTAVAAMAAYALSKLRFRGRDALFLVYLLSMLMPFQVTLVPNYIMADKLGLLHSPGAVILPGVFAAFGVFMLRQFMLHIPYAYIEAAKMDGAGHPRIFLALILPMVKPGLAALVVLLFVDYWNMVEQPLIFLDPLKQPLSVFLSRLSGEWGTAFAASMLYMSPMVLLFLYAETYFIEGVQLSGIKG, from the coding sequence GTGCAAGTGATCAAAGCGGTGCAAAAAGCTCTGCTGACGGCGTTCCTGGGGGTGATCGGCTTGCTGCTGCTGTTCCCGGTCGTCATTACGTTCACCAATTCGCTGATGACGGAACAGGAGCTGGAGATCAATTACGGGGTGATCGGAAAGCTCACGGAGGTGACTTCGACCGGTGCCGGAACCTTCGTCAATCTGAAATGGGTGCCGGACCAGGTCACCTTGGAGCAGTACGGCCGGCTGTTGGTGTATACCCCGAAATATTTGGTGATGTTTTGGAATTCCGCGGGACTGGTGCTGCCGATCATCGCCGGACAAACGGCGGTGGCGGCGATGGCCGCCTATGCGCTTTCCAAACTGCGGTTTCGCGGACGTGACGCGCTCTTCCTGGTCTATTTACTGTCGATGCTGATGCCCTTTCAGGTGACGCTGGTCCCCAACTATATCATGGCCGATAAGCTGGGGCTGCTGCACAGCCCGGGAGCGGTGATCCTGCCGGGCGTGTTCGCCGCGTTCGGGGTATTCATGCTGCGCCAGTTCATGCTGCATATCCCTTACGCTTATATCGAAGCCGCCAAAATGGACGGCGCCGGCCATCCGCGGATATTCCTGGCGCTCATCCTGCCGATGGTCAAACCGGGACTGGCGGCGCTAGTGGTCTTGCTGTTCGTCGATTATTGGAATATGGTCGAGCAGCCGCTGATCTTTTTGGACCCGCTCAAGCAGCCTTTATCGGTCTTTCTATCGAGATTAAGCGGAGAATGGGGGACGGCTTTTGCCGCATCCATGCTGTACATGTCTCCGATGGTGCTGTTGTTCCTCTATGCGGAGACATATTTCATCGAAGGCGTGCAGTTGTCCGGGATCAAGGGATAA
- a CDS encoding efflux RND transporter periplasmic adaptor subunit, with translation MELGKEQADRKRKKLIFTVFMLLMGGLLFFTFFSNTLQSVTLPKVRTVQAAAGGLTYKLEGSGILRPAKQAELANPAGWKVREVLVKEGEAVKKGQKLVLYDSGAAERELEDELAELKKQRIALQNVQDQFIQATVSGDDSALRTTKRELETRKLDISVQERKIAGLQEQLNRERELLAPFDGVIEEVNAVEGLASAGLPDAVVSSGSAGYLLEIAVDGPLIGRLGTRVGQNIEVEVAQAADQLAYRLEGTIEEIADAGSRIYGSSENGTGTQEAVPQKLLRIHVADPGLKGGEQASVKLEQVSSDKGWVLPNEAVHRDGEKRFIFKVEEQLGALGNVFVARKVPIETSAVNEGETMIPADLLYEGDLIILESSEPLQDGNQIRLQ, from the coding sequence ATGGAGTTAGGGAAAGAGCAGGCTGATCGTAAACGGAAAAAACTGATTTTCACCGTCTTTATGCTGCTGATGGGGGGACTGCTGTTTTTCACGTTTTTCAGCAACACGCTCCAATCGGTGACCTTACCGAAGGTCCGGACGGTGCAGGCGGCGGCCGGGGGGCTTACATACAAGCTGGAGGGCAGCGGGATCTTGCGGCCGGCAAAGCAGGCGGAGCTGGCGAATCCGGCGGGCTGGAAGGTCCGGGAAGTGCTCGTGAAGGAAGGCGAAGCGGTTAAAAAAGGGCAGAAGCTTGTGCTTTACGACAGCGGCGCCGCCGAGCGTGAGCTTGAGGATGAGCTCGCAGAGCTAAAGAAGCAACGAATCGCGCTGCAAAACGTTCAGGATCAATTTATTCAGGCGACGGTTAGCGGAGACGATTCCGCCCTTCGTACGACTAAACGCGAGTTGGAAACGCGAAAACTCGATATCTCGGTGCAGGAGCGGAAAATCGCGGGGCTGCAGGAGCAGTTAAACCGCGAGCGGGAACTTTTGGCCCCGTTTGACGGGGTGATTGAGGAAGTGAATGCGGTGGAGGGCTTGGCCTCGGCGGGACTGCCGGATGCGGTGGTATCGAGCGGCAGCGCGGGATACCTGCTGGAGATTGCCGTCGACGGGCCGCTGATCGGCCGTCTCGGGACCAGGGTCGGGCAGAACATCGAGGTTGAGGTTGCCCAGGCCGCCGATCAACTGGCGTACAGGCTGGAGGGCACGATCGAAGAAATAGCCGATGCGGGATCGCGGATCTACGGTTCGTCGGAGAACGGTACCGGAACGCAGGAGGCTGTGCCGCAAAAGCTGCTGCGCATCCATGTGGCCGATCCCGGCCTGAAAGGGGGCGAGCAGGCTTCGGTCAAGCTGGAGCAGGTTTCCTCCGACAAAGGCTGGGTGCTTCCGAACGAAGCGGTTCATCGCGACGGCGAAAAGCGGTTTATTTTCAAGGTGGAGGAACAGCTGGGCGCTTTGGGCAATGTGTTTGTGGCCCGCAAGGTGCCGATCGAAACGAGCGCCGTGAACGAAGGGGAAACGATGATTCCGGCGGATCTCCTGTATGAAGGAGACCTGATTATCCTGGAAAGCAGCGAGCCGTTGCAGGACGGCAACCAGATTCGTTTGCAATAA